Proteins encoded within one genomic window of Bacteroidota bacterium:
- a CDS encoding citrate (Si)-synthase, eukaryotic: protein MKKIKKIIYEEAPPFIESIKKLNREHGKKVICDVTLEQVLTGMRGVVSLLTSTSKLDPEEGIRFRGYSIPELKKILPTAKGGNYPLPEGLFYLMLLNHIPTEDDVTQLSKEWYDRAEVPQYVYDIINSFPVDAHPMTQLVSSIASMSTESKFRLAHRQGLVKKDYWDLTYEDVMDLIARLPRIAAYIYRRSFHNSNFIEAIPGLDWAANFAHMMGYDSPEVKELFRLYLTIHTDHEGGNVSAHTTHLVGSALSNPYYSFAAGLAGLAGPLHGLANQEVIRWIFKMLEEIGNENPSKKQIAEYTTRTLKEGKVVPGYGHAVLRKTDPRYLAQREFAQKHFPEDPLFQVVNNIYEVVPPILSNISKIKNPWPNVDAHSGVMLLHYGIKEYDFYTVLFGVSRALGVLAQLVWDRALGFSIERPKSQDLAWFKQKVGSE from the coding sequence ATGAAAAAAATTAAAAAAATTATTTACGAAGAAGCTCCTCCTTTTATTGAAAGTATTAAAAAGCTAAATAGGGAGCATGGAAAAAAAGTTATCTGCGATGTAACTTTAGAACAGGTTTTGACTGGAATGCGTGGTGTTGTCAGTCTGTTAACAAGCACCTCGAAACTTGATCCGGAAGAAGGTATAAGATTTCGTGGATATTCAATTCCGGAATTAAAGAAAATTTTGCCTACAGCAAAAGGAGGAAATTATCCTTTGCCTGAAGGGCTATTTTATTTAATGTTGCTAAATCACATCCCTACTGAAGACGATGTTACTCAACTCTCGAAAGAATGGTACGACCGAGCAGAAGTTCCTCAATATGTTTACGATATTATAAACTCCTTTCCTGTTGATGCACATCCGATGACTCAGCTTGTAAGTTCAATTGCATCAATGTCAACCGAATCAAAATTCAGGCTTGCTCACAGGCAAGGTTTAGTCAAGAAAGATTACTGGGATCTTACCTACGAAGATGTAATGGACCTTATTGCTCGTTTGCCGCGAATTGCTGCCTACATTTATAGAAGATCTTTCCATAATTCTAATTTTATTGAAGCGATACCCGGATTAGACTGGGCAGCAAATTTCGCTCATATGATGGGATATGATAGCCCAGAAGTAAAAGAACTTTTCAGATTATATTTAACAATTCATACCGACCACGAAGGAGGAAATGTTTCGGCACATACAACACATTTGGTTGGTTCGGCTCTTAGCAATCCGTATTATTCATTTGCTGCCGGACTGGCCGGATTAGCCGGACCTTTGCATGGTTTGGCTAATCAGGAAGTTATTAGATGGATATTTAAAATGTTGGAAGAAATTGGGAACGAAAATCCAAGTAAAAAACAAATAGCAGAATATACTACCCGAACATTGAAAGAAGGTAAAGTGGTTCCTGGATATGGTCATGCTGTGTTACGAAAAACCGACCCCAGATATTTAGCTCAAAGAGAATTTGCACAAAAGCATTTTCCGGAGGATCCTTTGTTTCAAGTTGTTAATAATATATATGAAGTAGTCCCTCCGATTCTGTCAAACATCTCGAAAATAAAAAATCCCTGGCCAAATGTCGATGCTCATTCAGGTGTGATGCTCCTGCATTATGGAATTAAGGAATACGATTTTTATACAGTTTTATTTGGTGTTTCAAGAGCACTTGGTGTTTTAGCACAATTGGTCTGGGACAGAGCTTTAGGATTTTCAATAGAAAGACCTAAATCGCAAGATTTGGCATGGTTTAAACAGAAAGTTGGTTCTGAATGA
- a CDS encoding 3-deoxy-D-manno-octulosonic acid transferase — MLQLYNFSIRIYYALIFFASVFGNSKAKLWIDGRKYIFAKLKSAINTSEEIIWFHVASLGEFEQALPLIEEVKSQFKNCKILLTFFSPSGFEIKKNYRGADYIFYLPLDTKSNARKFVEIVNPKFVIFVKYEFWYHYLNCLKNRKIPTYVVSAIFRKNQRFFKWYAGFFKKTLNSFNHIFVQNEISKNLLSSININQVSIAGDTRFDRVAKISEQSKKITLVEKFKQNSQIIIGGSSWQKEEEILINFINQAETESKFIIAPHEIKKENIDRIFNSIKPKTIKFSEAGPETINQFEVLIIDNIGMLSSLYKYCEIAFIGGGFGVGIHNILEAATFGLPVIFGPNYSKFQEANELIQLKGAFPISNFEEFNGTVKNLIADKSMLEKTSRISSAYVESKIGATKIIIDFLLNEN, encoded by the coding sequence ATGCTTCAACTTTATAATTTTTCAATCAGAATATATTATGCACTAATTTTTTTCGCCTCAGTTTTTGGCAATTCTAAGGCAAAATTGTGGATCGATGGCAGGAAATATATTTTTGCAAAACTAAAGTCGGCAATAAATACAAGCGAGGAAATTATCTGGTTTCACGTAGCATCGCTTGGAGAGTTTGAGCAAGCTTTGCCACTTATTGAAGAAGTAAAATCGCAATTCAAAAATTGCAAAATATTACTTACATTTTTTTCACCTTCGGGTTTCGAAATAAAGAAGAACTATCGAGGAGCTGATTATATTTTTTATCTCCCCTTGGATACAAAATCGAATGCTAGAAAATTCGTAGAAATTGTAAATCCGAAGTTCGTAATTTTTGTGAAATATGAATTTTGGTATCATTATTTAAATTGTCTGAAAAACAGAAAAATACCAACTTATGTTGTGTCAGCAATATTCAGAAAGAATCAACGATTTTTTAAGTGGTACGCTGGCTTTTTTAAGAAAACCTTAAATTCATTCAATCATATTTTTGTTCAAAACGAAATTTCAAAAAACCTTCTTAGTTCAATAAATATAAATCAAGTAAGCATTGCCGGTGATACTCGTTTCGACAGAGTTGCAAAAATTTCTGAACAGTCGAAAAAAATTACTTTAGTCGAAAAATTTAAGCAAAATAGTCAGATAATTATTGGAGGAAGTAGTTGGCAGAAAGAAGAGGAAATTCTTATAAATTTTATCAATCAGGCCGAAACAGAATCTAAATTTATTATTGCTCCTCACGAAATTAAAAAAGAAAATATTGATCGGATTTTTAATTCAATAAAACCTAAAACTATAAAGTTCTCGGAGGCAGGTCCCGAAACTATTAATCAATTTGAAGTGCTTATTATTGACAATATCGGAATGCTGTCATCTCTTTATAAATATTGCGAAATTGCCTTTATTGGCGGCGGTTTTGGTGTTGGAATCCATAATATTCTTGAGGCAGCAACTTTTGGTTTGCCTGTAATTTTCGGACCAAATTACTCAAAATTTCAAGAAGCAAATGAGCTTATTCAACTTAAAGGAGCTTTCCCAATAAGCAATTTCGAGGAATTTAATGGAACAGTAAAAAATCTGATTGCAGACAAATCTATGCTTGAAAAAACCTCCCGGATTTCAAGTGCATATGTTGAATCTAAAATTGGTGCAACAAAAATTATTATAGATTTTTTATTGAATGAAAATTAG
- a CDS encoding bifunctional 5,10-methylene-tetrahydrofolate dehydrogenase/5,10-methylene-tetrahydrofolate cyclohydrolase (catalyzes the formation of 5,10-methenyltetrahydrofolate from 5,10-methylenetetrahydrofolate and subsequent formation of 10-formyltetrahydrofolate from 5,10-methenyltetrahydrofolate), whose translation MQIIDGKKISSEIKNQIAEEVNKINENGGKVPHLAAIIVGNDPASETYVGHKTKACEQVGFDSTTLRFDENISENKLLAEISQLNQSPEIDGFIVQLPLPDHISEEKITLAIDPSKDVDGFHPENVGRMVIGLPAYLPATPFGIVELIKKYEIETVGKNCVIIGRSNIVGTPLSLLMMKKAYPGNSTVTVCHSRTKNIKEITKNADILIVAIGKLEFLTADMVKNGAVVIDVGMHRVKSDKTKSGWKLKGDVKYDEVSEKCEYITPVPGGVGPMTIVSLLKNTLLASKKEIYS comes from the coding sequence ATGCAAATAATTGATGGAAAAAAAATCTCATCTGAAATAAAAAATCAGATTGCTGAAGAAGTAAACAAGATAAATGAAAATGGCGGGAAAGTTCCGCATCTTGCAGCAATAATTGTTGGCAACGATCCGGCGAGCGAAACTTACGTCGGGCACAAAACCAAAGCTTGCGAACAGGTTGGATTTGATTCTACTACTTTGAGATTCGACGAAAATATTTCTGAAAACAAATTATTAGCAGAAATTTCGCAGCTAAATCAAAGCCCTGAAATTGATGGCTTTATAGTACAACTACCATTGCCAGATCATATTTCTGAAGAAAAAATTACATTGGCTATCGACCCATCAAAAGATGTAGATGGTTTTCATCCCGAGAATGTTGGAAGAATGGTAATAGGGCTACCTGCATATTTGCCTGCCACACCTTTCGGAATAGTTGAGTTGATTAAAAAATATGAAATCGAAACCGTAGGGAAAAATTGTGTAATAATTGGAAGAAGTAATATTGTTGGTACGCCACTTAGTTTGCTGATGATGAAGAAAGCATATCCTGGAAACTCTACAGTTACCGTTTGCCATAGTCGTACAAAAAACATAAAAGAGATTACAAAAAATGCAGATATATTAATTGTTGCAATTGGCAAACTCGAATTTCTAACGGCAGATATGGTTAAAAACGGGGCAGTAGTAATCGATGTAGGAATGCATCGTGTAAAATCTGACAAAACAAAATCGGGCTGGAAATTAAAAGGCGATGTAAAATATGATGAAGTTTCAGAGAAATGTGAATATATAACTCCCGTTCCTGGCGGAGTTGGCCCAATGACCATTGTTTCTTTACTGAAAAATACACTACTGGCATCGAAAAAGGAAATTTATTCATAG
- the ffh gene encoding signal recognition particle protein — protein sequence MFEKLSDRLEKSFKILKGEGRITEINVAETLKDVRRALLDADVNFKIAKSFTDTVKEKALGQDVLKSLKPSQLMIKIVNDELTGLMGGDQVDVNIKTNPSIILIAGLQGSGKTTFSGKLANYLKTKRGKNPLLVACDVYRPAAIEQLKVLAGQIDIPVYSEEGNLDPVKIAKASVKYAKENGHNLVIVDTAGRLAIDEQMMNEITTIKNKINPHEILFVVDSMTGQDAVNTAKEFNNRLDYDGVVLTKLDGDTRGGAALTIKSVVNKPIKFVGTGEKLDALEIFYPDRMANRILGMGDVVSFVEKAQEHFDADEARKLQKKIAKNQFNFNDFYKQIQQIKKMGNMKDLAGMIPGVGKAIKNMDMDDDAFKNIEAIIQSMTPIERDNPTVLNGSRRRRIANGSGTTVQEVNQLIKQFDETRKIMKMASSGKNLKRMMNNLTAAKR from the coding sequence ATGTTCGAAAAATTATCAGATAGATTAGAAAAGTCGTTTAAAATACTGAAAGGCGAGGGCAGGATTACAGAAATCAATGTAGCCGAAACCTTAAAAGATGTACGAAGAGCATTGTTAGATGCCGATGTAAATTTCAAAATTGCAAAATCGTTTACTGATACAGTAAAGGAAAAAGCCCTTGGACAAGATGTGCTAAAATCGCTGAAACCAAGCCAGTTGATGATAAAAATTGTTAACGATGAGCTGACCGGTCTCATGGGAGGCGATCAGGTTGATGTAAACATTAAAACCAATCCAAGCATAATTCTTATTGCTGGTTTGCAGGGTTCCGGTAAAACAACATTTTCGGGTAAACTTGCAAACTATCTAAAAACAAAACGAGGGAAAAATCCTTTGTTGGTGGCTTGTGATGTTTATCGTCCTGCTGCAATTGAGCAGTTGAAAGTTCTTGCCGGACAGATTGATATTCCGGTTTATTCCGAAGAAGGAAATCTCGATCCTGTGAAAATTGCCAAAGCTTCGGTAAAATATGCAAAGGAAAACGGACATAATTTGGTGATTGTAGATACGGCAGGTCGTTTGGCAATAGACGAACAAATGATGAACGAGATAACCACAATTAAAAATAAAATCAATCCGCACGAGATATTATTTGTTGTTGATTCAATGACAGGGCAAGATGCTGTAAATACTGCGAAAGAATTTAACAATCGTCTCGATTATGATGGTGTTGTGCTTACAAAACTTGATGGTGACACAAGAGGTGGAGCAGCCTTAACAATAAAATCGGTTGTAAATAAGCCAATCAAATTTGTAGGTACAGGCGAAAAGCTCGATGCTTTAGAGATTTTCTACCCCGACCGTATGGCAAACCGTATTCTTGGAATGGGCGATGTAGTAAGCTTTGTAGAAAAAGCTCAAGAACATTTCGATGCTGATGAAGCAAGAAAACTTCAAAAGAAAATTGCGAAAAACCAATTCAACTTCAACGATTTTTATAAGCAAATTCAGCAAATAAAAAAAATGGGGAATATGAAAGACCTTGCCGGAATGATTCCCGGAGTTGGAAAAGCAATAAAAAATATGGATATGGATGACGATGCTTTCAAGAATATTGAAGCAATAATTCAATCGATGACACCCATAGAAAGAGACAATCCCACTGTTTTGAATGGTAGCCGCCGCCGCCGAATTGCAAATGGTAGCGGAACAACGGTTCAAGAAGTTAATCAATTGATCAAACAATTTGACGAAACTCGAAAAATTATGAAAATGGCAAGCAGCGGAAAAAACTTAAAACGAATGATGAATAACCTTACTGCTGCTAAAAGGTAG
- a CDS encoding T9SS type A sorting domain-containing protein, which produces MKTRFIIIISTLLISTNIFAQGLLLDWVAGFGGANAGGGGKTITVDNDGNVYTLGNFFGTMDFDPGIGVSNLSSNGPSNEFITKFDNSGNLIWARRIGANSNQYGQFIAIDPFGNLYHVGSFSGTVDFDPGSGIFNLSSNGINDIFISKLDSSGYFIWAKSIGGIDSDMATSVDIDNEGNVCLTGTFSETADFDPNIGIHNITSNGSSDIFVLKLSSTGDMIYAYNFGGDTGDNIGKSITIDASHNVYVAGTFCDTVDFDPDPFGVYNLNETHGTIFILKLDNSGNFVWSINIGGNATWLNSCSSLSVDDSENVYLTGEFTDTMDFDPGPGVYNLISLFYIDIYISKFDENGNFDFVKSVRSENFMVSNASNSISIDNSGNIYTIGAFQIVADFDPDPIGIDYLTSNGLYDIFISKLDSFGNHVWAQNFGSNSFDEGTSITVDNAGNVFSTGYFENTVDFDPNSGICNLTSNPINFPNPFILKLKTCYETSSTLEIFSCKNYISPSGDSLTNSGVYIDTIANAAGCDSIITLDLTIYNVDTSVFQNGNTLSANANGAIYQWIDCGNGNIPIAGATNKIFIPTANGSYAVIITENGCTDTSSCYIINTVSISENDFDSGVKVYPNPANEKIHIDFETFYPKGTVEIINNSGQLLIEKNFANQKTIELDIKKLPAGEYFVRKVVENKTIFVEKFVKE; this is translated from the coding sequence ATGAAAACAAGATTTATTATTATAATAAGTACATTATTAATTTCAACAAACATTTTTGCACAAGGACTTTTGCTTGATTGGGTGGCAGGTTTTGGAGGAGCAAATGCTGGAGGTGGAGGTAAAACTATTACTGTTGATAACGATGGGAATGTTTATACGCTTGGTAATTTTTTTGGAACTATGGATTTTGATCCTGGAATTGGAGTTTCTAATCTTTCATCAAATGGACCATCAAATGAATTTATTACAAAATTTGACAATTCTGGAAATTTAATATGGGCAAGAAGAATAGGTGCGAATAGTAATCAATATGGTCAATTTATTGCAATTGATCCGTTTGGCAACCTTTATCATGTTGGATCTTTTTCTGGAACAGTTGACTTTGATCCGGGAAGTGGTATATTTAATCTTAGTTCGAACGGGATTAATGATATTTTTATTTCTAAACTTGATTCATCAGGCTATTTTATATGGGCCAAAAGTATAGGAGGAATAGACTCTGATATGGCAACTTCTGTGGATATTGATAATGAGGGAAATGTATGCCTAACAGGAACTTTTAGTGAAACTGCCGATTTCGACCCTAATATTGGAATTCATAATATTACATCAAATGGTAGTTCGGATATTTTTGTATTGAAACTTAGTTCTACTGGAGATATGATTTATGCGTACAATTTTGGGGGTGATACCGGTGATAATATTGGAAAATCAATAACTATTGATGCCTCACACAATGTCTATGTTGCCGGAACTTTTTGCGATACTGTAGATTTTGATCCCGATCCGTTTGGAGTATATAATCTAAATGAAACACATGGTACAATTTTTATCTTAAAATTAGATAACTCCGGTAATTTTGTATGGAGTATTAACATTGGGGGCAATGCTACTTGGTTAAATAGTTGTAGTTCGCTTTCTGTTGATGATTCTGAGAATGTCTATTTAACCGGCGAATTTACAGACACTATGGATTTTGATCCGGGACCAGGTGTGTATAATCTAATTTCATTATTTTACATAGACATTTATATTTCAAAATTTGATGAAAATGGCAATTTTGATTTTGTGAAAAGTGTTAGAAGCGAAAACTTTATGGTTAGTAATGCAAGTAATTCCATTAGTATTGACAATTCAGGAAATATTTATACAATAGGAGCTTTTCAAATTGTAGCTGATTTCGATCCTGATCCGATAGGCATTGATTATTTGACATCAAATGGATTATACGATATTTTTATTTCAAAATTAGATTCATTCGGAAATCATGTTTGGGCACAAAACTTTGGTTCAAATTCTTTTGATGAAGGAACATCAATTACTGTTGATAATGCAGGAAATGTCTTTTCAACAGGATATTTTGAAAACACGGTAGATTTTGATCCTAATTCTGGCATATGTAATTTGACATCTAATCCAATTAATTTCCCAAACCCTTTCATCTTAAAACTTAAGACTTGCTATGAGACATCATCTACTTTAGAAATATTTTCCTGCAAAAACTACATTTCGCCTTCAGGAGATAGCTTAACAAATTCAGGGGTTTATATTGATACAATTGCAAATGCTGCGGGTTGCGATAGCATCATAACTTTAGATTTGACAATATATAATGTTGATACTTCAGTTTTCCAAAATGGAAATACCTTGTCTGCTAATGCAAACGGAGCAATTTACCAATGGATAGATTGTGGAAATGGAAATATACCAATTGCTGGAGCAACAAACAAAATATTTATTCCCACTGCAAATGGCAGCTATGCAGTAATAATTACAGAAAATGGCTGCACCGACACAAGTTCGTGTTATATAATAAACACAGTTAGTATATCAGAAAATGATTTTGATTCAGGAGTAAAAGTTTATCCAAATCCGGCAAATGAAAAAATTCATATAGATTTCGAAACCTTTTATCCAAAAGGAACTGTTGAAATAATAAATAATTCCGGTCAGCTTTTGATTGAAAAGAATTTTGCAAATCAAAAAACAATCGAGTTGGATATTAAAAAATTACCGGCTGGCGAATATTTTGTAAGGAAAGTTGTGGAAAATAAAACTATCTTTGTTGAAAAATTTGTGAAGGAATAG